The stretch of DNA GCGGCGGACGACCTCCACCTGCACGCGCTCGTCGAGATCGGCCTCGTGCTCTTCGCGATCACGCTGATGGTGAACGTCGCCTCGCGGGTGCTGATCTGGCGCATGACGCGCGAGCAGGTCCGGCGACCACCAGCGATTGTGCCCGTCGAGGCGCGGCCGTGATCACCCGCGACCAGCGGCGGCGGGCCCTGTCGGCGATGATGTCCGTCTTCTGCCTCGTGGCCGTGCTCGTCGCGCTGGCGCCGCTCGCGATGATTCTGTTCTTCGTCGTGAGCCAGGGCGTGGGCGCGATCGACGTCGCATTCTTCACCGAGACGCCCCAGCCAGTCGGCGAACCGGGCGGCGGCATGGCGAATGCAATCGTCGGCACGCTCATTCTGTGCGGGCTCGGCGCGCTCTTGGCGATTCCGGTCGGCGTGCTGAGCGCGGTCTACATCGTCGAGTCGGGCGGATCGCGCGTGGCGTCGGCGGCACGCTTCGCGGCCGATACGCTCAACGGCGTGCCGTCGATCGTGATCGGCATCTTCGTGTACGCGATCGCGGTGCTGCCGGCCAAGCCCTGGCCGTTCGAGGACATGAAGTTCTCCGCGCTCGCCGGCGGCCTCGCGCTCGGCGTGATGATGATCCCGATCATCACGCGCACGACGGAAGAGCTCCTCCGCCTGGTGCCCGCGGCGCTGCGGGAAGGCGCGCTGGCGCTCGGCGCCTCACGGGCGCGCACGGTGTTCACCGTCGTGCTGCCCGCCGCTCTGCCAGGCATTCTGACCGGCATTCTCCTGGCGCTCGCGCGCATCGCGGGCGAGACGGCGCCGCTCCTGTTCACGTCGTTCAACAACCGGTTCTGGTCGACCGACGTCACCCAGCCGATTGGCTCGCTCACCGTGCAGGTCTACACGTACGCCATCTCGCCGTACGACGACTGGCATCGGCAGGCCTGGGCCGGCGCGCTCGTGCTCGTCGGGCTCGTGCTGTGCTGCTCGGTCTTCGCCCGCGCCGCGACGCGCCGCCTCGAACGCATGCACGTGGGGCGATAGGCTCGGCAGCAGGTTCGCGATCCGGCGGCCGGACGAGCGCCTCGAGGATGGTTGCCGACGCTCGGGATGCGCTATCGTGTGGGGCTGTATGTTGCTCACAAGGAGTGTCTGCCGACATGTCCGCGCGCACCGCGCCAGCACTTGCCGCCCTCGATAGGTTCTTGCCCCAGATTGCCGTCCTGTCACCCGGCAGCGCGCGAGACCGGCTCCAGCAGGAGACCGAGGCCCTGCGCCGTGCCGTTGCCGCGTTTCACATGGAAGCGATTCGATTCCGGATGTACAACGTCGATCGGCTCGTCCGCGCGCTGGGCGACGGCGTCGACCTCCGCGGTCTGTTCGACGACGTCCGTCGCGAGCTCGAGCACGCGGGATTCCATACGCGGTCTCACGCCGCGCCATAGGTGACTGAGCCGGCGGCCGCGTCATCCGCGCGGTCCGTCCCTACAAATTCAGCGTGATGTCGAACGTGCCGCCGTCCGGACGGCCAATCATGAGCAGCTCCGGCCGGAAGCGCGGGTCTCGGGCGTTCAGCGGCTGGTTGGGAAAGAAGATCGCCGTCCAGAAATCCGACTTCCCCGGGATCCGAACGCGCACGCCGATGTGCGGCGCCCGCCCGGATGTCGCGCCGGGCACGATCGTCGTCAACCGGTAGCGCCCATCGGCATCGGTCAACTGACGACCGCGAAACCGAGAGCCGACGGCGTCGTATCGCCCCTGCGGATCGGCGTGCCAGAAGTGGAGCTCTGCCCCTTTGATGCGCCCGCACGTGGTGCCGCTGACCGTTCCCTGCAGCGTCAAGGGCGTGCCGTTCACCCCGGCCTCGAGCAGCGACGTCCGGAGCGGTGCCCCCTCGCGATACGTGTTGTCGCGCGGCACGGCCGGCGTGAGCCGGGCGTCCGGCGCGCACGGTGGGGCGGACGAGCCGAACTGGTCGAGCCCCTGGCCGGTCAGCGGGGCGACGCGACCTGCCACCAGGCACGCCATGGCCGTTCCGAGCCGGGCCACGAAGTCACGACGGGTGCGCATGTAGAATTGCATAGTAGCAGGGGCGGGACTGGCATCCGCCAGCCGGCCCCCTGGAGGTCATCACATGCCGTATCCGGAGTATCTGATTGCGCCCATGCGTCACGAACTGACCCAGCTCGGGTTCCAGGAGTGTCGGACCGCAGCCGACGTGGACAACGTCGTCAAACAGCCGGGCGTCGTCATGATGGTCGTCAACTCGGTGTGCGGGTGCGCGGCCGGCAAGGCGCGGCCGGGCATCGCGATGGCGCTGCAGCATCAGCCTCGGCCGGATCACGTCGCGACCGTGTTCGCCGGCGCCGACATGGAGGCCACGGATCGGGCGCGCGGCTACTTCACCGGGTTCGCGCCGTCGTCGCCATCGATCGCGCTGCTGAAGGACGGCAAGCTCGTCTACATGGTCGAGCGGCGGGACATCGAGATGCGATCGGCCGACGCGATCGCCGACCTGCTCACGCTCGCGTTCGACGAACACTGCGGCGCGCCGGCCGGCGCCCGCTGACGCTCGGAACTGGTGAGTGGTGAGCCGCGACTCACCACTCACCCCATCTCTCGCGACTCGCCGCTGCTTCGAGAGCTTCCTCTCGAGTTTCGCGACTACTCCGTCCCGTCTCCGCTTCCCAACCCGAACCCGACCGTGTCCTCGGGCACGCCTTCTTTGACCGACCACTCTGCGGCGATCGAGCCCTCCCGGAGAATCGTCTCGGAGCGTTCCGAGCCGGTCGAGATGATGGCCGCCGGCACCTCGCTGATCTCCTCGAGCCTGCGGACGTAGTCGCGCGCTTCGGCCGGCAGATCGGAGAACTTGGTGATCCCGCGCGTGCTCGCACGCCAGCCCGGCATGGTCTCGTAGACGGGCGTGCAGGCGGCGAGCTGCGCGGAATCGCCGGGCATCTCGGTGACGATCTGCCCGGCGCATTGGTAGGCCGTGCAGACCTTCAGCTCCTCGAACTCGTCGAGCACGTCGAGCTTCGTGAGGGCCAGCGCGCTGAGGCCGTTGACGCGCGCCGCGTAGCGGACGGCCACGGCGTCGAACCAGCCGCAGCGCCGCGGCCGCCCGGTCGAGGCGCCGTACTCCTGACCGGTTTCGCGGAGCCGTTCTCCGACGGCGTCGGAAAGCTCGGTGGGCAACGGCCCGCCGCCGACGCGCGTCGTGTAGGCCTTGGCGACGCCGAGCACGGTGCCGACCGCGCGCGGACCGATCCCCAGGCCCGTGCAGACGCCGCCGGCCACGGCGTTCGACGAGGTGACGAACGGGTAGGTCCCGTGATCGATGTCGAGGAGCGTGCCCTGCGCGCCCTCGAACATCATGCGACGGCCATCGAGCATCGCTCGGTGCAGATACAGCGACGTATCGGCGACGAGCGGCCGCAGCCGGGGCCAGACCGTCTCGCACAACATCGCGAACACGTCCTCCCAGCGCAGCGCCACGCCGCCGACGAGCCGGTTGCGCGCCTCCACGTTCTCGCGGATGGCGCTGGCGAGCGGGCCTCCGGCGCTCTGGTCGCGGAGATCGCCGACGCGCACGCCGCGCCGCGCGACCTTGTCTTCGTAGGCCGGGCCGATGCCTCGCGACGTCGTGCCGATCTTCCGCTCACCCCGCCGCGCCTCGGCGAGCAGTTCGATGTCGCGGTGATACGGCAGGATCAGGTGGGCCTTGTCGCTGACGAGCAGCCGGTCGCGCCACTCGATGCCCATGCCGGTCAGCTCGTCGAGCTCCTTGAACAAGGCGACGGGATCGACGACGACCCCGTTGCCGATGACGCAGGTCACGGACGAATGGAGGATGCCGGACGGGATCAGGTGGAGCACGAACTTCCGGCGGCCGACGTAGACGGTATGGCCGGCGTTGTGCCCTCCTTGATAGCGCGCGACGATCGCGAAGTGCGGCGTGAGCAGGTCGACGATCTTGCCCTTGCCTTCATCGCCCCACTGGGCGCCGAGTACACACAGGTTCATGCGGCTAGCATGATACCGTGACGCCGCTGGATCATTGACACCCCTCCCCGCGGTTCTTTAGAGTGGCACTTCGCTCGGCCGCGTGCCCCGATCGGCGCGGCCCTTCCCAACACGCGCGACACTCGAAGGATGCCTGCGTGATCGTCGAACGCCCAGCGCTCGAACGGAGAGTGGCGACGTCGCTCGACGCCGACCGCATCCCGGTGCTGCTCGGCGGCTGCGGCAGCGGCCGCACGTCGCTGCTGCTTCGGCTCGAGCACGAGCTCGGCGCGGCCCGCAGCCAGTACTTCGACATCGCCGCGGCCGCCACGACGCCCGAGCGCGCGCTGCGCGCCGTCAGCGCGTCGGTCCGCTGGCGCCGCGCGGGGAGCGCGGCCGGCGATCCGGCGAGCTCGGCGCGCGCCGCGTTCGACGGGCTCCTCGCGCTCTTCGACGAGGCCGCCCGCAATCACGGGCCGCTCACGTTCCTGTTCGACGAGTTCCTCGACGTCCGCACGTTCGAGAGCTTCCCGGGGCTGCGGCACGTGCAGCGCGAATGGGTCGATCGGCTCGCCCGCAGTCCCGCGCGCTTCGTGCTCTCGTCGCGTTTCACCGCGCGCGTGCATCGGCTGCTGCGCGACGCGCCCGCCCGGTTCGAGGTGATCCACCTGCCGCCGCTCGGCGTGGAAGAAGTCGAGGCGCTGGCCGAGCGGGTCGACGCCGGCCGCCGCGGCTGGGCGGCCGACGTCGCCCCGGCCGTGACCGCGCTCGCCACCGGCCGGGCTGGCGCCGTCATGATTCTGCTCAACTGGCTGGCCTCGGCCGGCAGCGCCACGGATCCAGTGGCCGGCGTGGCTGCGCTCCTCGCTCCCGACGGCCAGCTCACCGCGCGCTGCCGCGAGTCCTACGAGTTCCGGCTCCAGCGGGCGCGCGGCTACGGCGCCCTCAAGGCCATCCTCGGCATCCTCGCCGAGACCGAACCGCTCAACCTGACGGAGATCTCGCAGTACT from Acidobacteriota bacterium encodes:
- the pstA gene encoding phosphate ABC transporter permease PstA; translated protein: MMSVFCLVAVLVALAPLAMILFFVVSQGVGAIDVAFFTETPQPVGEPGGGMANAIVGTLILCGLGALLAIPVGVLSAVYIVESGGSRVASAARFAADTLNGVPSIVIGIFVYAIAVLPAKPWPFEDMKFSALAGGLALGVMMIPIITRTTEELLRLVPAALREGALALGASRARTVFTVVLPAALPGILTGILLALARIAGETAPLLFTSFNNRFWSTDVTQPIGSLTVQVYTYAISPYDDWHRQAWAGALVLVGLVLCCSVFARAATRRLERMHVGR
- a CDS encoding BrxA/BrxB family bacilliredoxin, producing MPYPEYLIAPMRHELTQLGFQECRTAADVDNVVKQPGVVMMVVNSVCGCAAGKARPGIAMALQHQPRPDHVATVFAGADMEATDRARGYFTGFAPSSPSIALLKDGKLVYMVERRDIEMRSADAIADLLTLAFDEHCGAPAGAR
- a CDS encoding adenylosuccinate synthase translates to MNLCVLGAQWGDEGKGKIVDLLTPHFAIVARYQGGHNAGHTVYVGRRKFVLHLIPSGILHSSVTCVIGNGVVVDPVALFKELDELTGMGIEWRDRLLVSDKAHLILPYHRDIELLAEARRGERKIGTTSRGIGPAYEDKVARRGVRVGDLRDQSAGGPLASAIRENVEARNRLVGGVALRWEDVFAMLCETVWPRLRPLVADTSLYLHRAMLDGRRMMFEGAQGTLLDIDHGTYPFVTSSNAVAGGVCTGLGIGPRAVGTVLGVAKAYTTRVGGGPLPTELSDAVGERLRETGQEYGASTGRPRRCGWFDAVAVRYAARVNGLSALALTKLDVLDEFEELKVCTAYQCAGQIVTEMPGDSAQLAACTPVYETMPGWRASTRGITKFSDLPAEARDYVRRLEEISEVPAAIISTGSERSETILREGSIAAEWSVKEGVPEDTVGFGLGSGDGTE